GTGTTGGCGTTATTACAATAATGAACTTTTTCTAAGATCGTAATTTCTAATTTTAGCAATAAGACTTCATATAGTCCTGCTCAAAACTGAGTGGGACTTTTGCTTTTCTGATTAAGATAAATCCGTGTATGTTAACTTTCTTCTGTGATTTTTGGTAGAAAATAATTTTTAAGCCGTGTTTTTACGTAGTTTTACAATCAGAGAATTTAAAATTGGGATGCGATCGCTATAAACCTTAGTTTTTATAACGTGAACAAGTTCGTAGTCAGGACTTTAGTCCTGGATTTTTAAGCAATGTTCGCGCAGCGTTCCCGCAGGGTAGTGCTTACTACGAAGTCATCAAAATTAATGGGAGAGATATCCTAGTACTTTGTCAAGCTAACTTTGAAGGGTAAAAGAACGAACCGCAGAGGCACAGAGAGAAAGAGAGAAAGATTCTAAAATTTAGTTTACGTAAGCAAAGTTGACTTGACAGACTACTAGTGACCAACTGGCGCTTTTACTCCTGCACCACCTTTGCCCAGGAATAGTAACAAAGGTAATGAGCAAAGGAACCCGATCCCTACGACTCGAAAGCAATCTGCATAAGATAAAACAGCAGCTTGAGTATCTACAGTTTGACTTAATAAAGCTAGTGCTTGTTGTTGAGCCGTTGTCGCATCCATACCTTGATTTTGCAGTGCCCCATTCAATAAATCGAGGCGCTGATTGGTTTCTGGATCGTAAGGACTAAGTTTTGATAACAAGATATCTCGATGAAAAGTCTGTCGTCGATCAAGCAGAGTAGTAAGTAAGGCGATGCCGATACTGCCACCTAGTTGTCGAGTCAGGTTATAGAAACCAGAACCAGCAGAAACATCTTTTTTGGGTAGTGGGCCTAAAACTGCCAAACTTAAAGGGAGAAACATAAATACAGTAAAGGCTCCGCGCCATACCAATGGCCAAAATAAATCATCTATACCAGTTTGTGGGGTAATTGCTGCTAGTTGAAACATGACTCCAGATGAGCCGACAGCACCGATCGCAATTAAAAATCGGGCATCAACTACACTGGTTAGTTTGCCTAATAAAACCATCCCGATCGCAGATGCTAAAGCCCCAGGTGCTAATAATAGTCCTGTCTGTGTTGCCGTAAATTGCAGCACACTTTGAGCAAATATCGGCACAGCAAAGAGTGCGCCATAAAGCCCCATACCCACCACTGCTGAGAGAACGCTTCCCGCAGCTAGAGAACGGTGATGCAAAACTCTCAAATCCACGGCAGGGTGAGCTATTTTCAGTTCTCGCCAAATAAACAACCCCAAGCCAACAATGCCCAGAATGGTCAGAGTGATGATGAAACTAGAGGAAAACCAGTCATCTTGCTCCCCTTGTTCTAATACAGTTTGTAAGCTGCCCACAGCGACGATTAAAAACCCGATTCCCCACCAATCAACAGCTTGGTTTTGGGTATCGCTTTTCTCCTTATTCTTGGGCAAAAATGCCAAAGACATGGCTACTGCAATGATCCCAAAGGGAATGTTGACAAAGAAAATCCAGCGCCAGCCTAAACCATCTACTAAGAATCCTCCTAGTGTTGGGCCAATTGCCGGGCCAGCAATCACACCTACACCAAAAACTGCTTGAGCCAAACCTTGTTCGGCTGGGGGAAAAGTCTCGAACAAAATCGCCTGGGCTTTCGCTAGCAATCCACCACCGCATAAACCTTGGAGAATCCGGGCGGCGATCAACATTGGGAGATTAAAGGATAGCCCACATAAAACAGAGGAAATCGTAAAACCAATCAGTGAGAAGATAAAGTAGGTTTTCCGCCCAAAGTAATCTCCCAACCATGCAGATAAGGGAATTAAGACGACGTTAGCGATCGCATATCCGCTTACTACCCAACCCACTTCACTTACAGTTGCACCCAAAGTTGCTTGAATGTCGGTGAGAGCGACGTTAACAATACTGGTATCAATTACTTCTAAAATTGCACCTAATGAAGCAGTGAAGGCGATCGCCCACTTCAATGGCCCATGAACATAACCAAATTGATCGGTACTAGAACGTTTAATATTAGTAGCCATTTTAATTTGTAATTTGTAATACTCGCTAAAGACCAGAAGCAAGCTAGGTAAAGCTTTATTTTGAAAAATTGGTATCAATGCGATACCTGGATTGGGCTATTTATTTGGCATCACAGAAGCTAAAGTTAAGTATTGTATATATACGCTACGGTAGCGTATCATATAAAAATGGTCAAGGGAGAATTCAACGAAAAGTAGCAAAAATACTTATGCTAAAGATGGATGGTAGTTTCTGCTGTTTTCGTGCATAAAAACTGGGTTGTAGGGCTTATTTGTTTCCCAGATGCTTGTTCT
This genomic interval from Nostoc sp. KVJ3 contains the following:
- a CDS encoding DHA2 family efflux MFS transporter permease subunit, producing the protein MATNIKRSSTDQFGYVHGPLKWAIAFTASLGAILEVIDTSIVNVALTDIQATLGATVSEVGWVVSGYAIANVVLIPLSAWLGDYFGRKTYFIFSLIGFTISSVLCGLSFNLPMLIAARILQGLCGGGLLAKAQAILFETFPPAEQGLAQAVFGVGVIAGPAIGPTLGGFLVDGLGWRWIFFVNIPFGIIAVAMSLAFLPKNKEKSDTQNQAVDWWGIGFLIVAVGSLQTVLEQGEQDDWFSSSFIITLTILGIVGLGLFIWRELKIAHPAVDLRVLHHRSLAAGSVLSAVVGMGLYGALFAVPIFAQSVLQFTATQTGLLLAPGALASAIGMVLLGKLTSVVDARFLIAIGAVGSSGVMFQLAAITPQTGIDDLFWPLVWRGAFTVFMFLPLSLAVLGPLPKKDVSAGSGFYNLTRQLGGSIGIALLTTLLDRRQTFHRDILLSKLSPYDPETNQRLDLLNGALQNQGMDATTAQQQALALLSQTVDTQAAVLSYADCFRVVGIGFLCSLPLLLFLGKGGAGVKAPVGH